A genomic window from Silene latifolia isolate original U9 population chromosome Y, ASM4854445v1, whole genome shotgun sequence includes:
- the LOC141627460 gene encoding L10-interacting MYB domain-containing protein-like produces MPHQFASTHQFASQETNNDSNMRVLARASLERVKQPVRHNVRDFPSSQTFTGLLTSHMNDEACHQKMTKGQPRAPTGSSNFVTKKEKANWDHLTTKIFCEVCAEEVHAGNRPNTHFNRVGWENVVNKFQRRTRRNYDQKQLKNKWESLKNQYKAWQQLIGSETGLGWDHNKGTVDADDAWWAEKEKVDPEVASFRYNGIENLTEMEVMFSKTFATGDNSFNPYMVTETEDDEGYDATNDAFNDNMAGDGSNVDLENIEVSNDLPLEKDHQHVKKRKETAGNERKSHITRKGKKSKVSTALVMQSQLDRICNVMETTVANSQTKDQSGYSISECIAVLKNIPSIQPRSELFMLGTRLFVKREYREIFIALEEDDLRVNWLDEELKREKNHTPRR; encoded by the exons ATGCCTCATCAATTTGCATCGACTCATCAATTTGCATCTCAAGAGACGAATAATGATTCCAATATGCGGGTTTTGGCTAGAGCATCACTGGAAAGG GTGAAACAACCTGTTCGTCATAATGTCCGTGATTTTCCTTCATCCCAAACTTTCACTGGACTGTTAACTTCTCATATGAATGATGAG GCATGTCATCAAAAGATGACAAAAGGTCAACCCCGAGCACCTACTGGTTCGTCAAACTTTGTAACGAAAAAGGAGAAGGCAAATTGGGATCATTTAACAACAAAGATATTTTGTGAAGTGTGTGCTGAGGAGGTACATGCTGGAAATAGGCCTAACACACACTTCAATAGGGTAGGATGGGAAAATGTAGTTAATAAGTTTCAGCGTAGAACTAGAAGAAACTATGACCAGAAGCAATTAAAGAACAAATGGGAATCTTTGAAAAATCAGTATAAGGCGTGGCAACAATTAATTGGTTCCGAGACTGGATTAGGATGGGACCATAACAAGGGAACTGTGGATGCTGATGATGCATGGTGGGCTGAAAAAGAAAAG GTTGATCCTGAAGTTGCTAGCTTTCGGTATAATGGTATTGAGAATTTAACTGAGATGGAAGTAATGTTTTCTAAGACATTTGCAACTGGTGATAATTCATTCAATCCTTACATGGTGACTGAGACGGAAGATGACGAAGGTTATGATGCGACTAATGACGCTTTTAATGATAATATGGCTGGTGATGGGAGTAATGTTGACTTAGAGAACATTGAGGTAAGTAACGATTTACCCTTAGAAAAAGACCACCAGCATGTCAAGAAGAGAAAAGAAACCGCTGGAAATGAGAGGAAAAGTCATATAACACGTAAGGGTAAGAAATCAAAAGTGAGTACCGCCTTGGTAATGCAAAGTCAGCTGGACAGAATTTGTAATGTGATGGAGACTACAGTTGCTAACAGTCAAACGAAGGATCAATCtggatatagtattagtgagtGCATAGCTGTGTTAAAAAATATCCCGTCAATTCAGCCTAGAAGTGAATTGTTCATGTTAGGTACCCGTTTATTTGTTAAGCGCGAGTACAgagaaatatttattgcacttgAAGAAGATGATCTTCGAGTTAATTGGTTGGACGAAGAGCTTAAAAGAGAGAAAAATCACACTCCACGACGCTAG
- the LOC141627462 gene encoding uncharacterized protein LOC141627462: MESMSEDEVAAEDQDMDGEILLQQTHENLKMYVLATLGLIVCIQYYVKYIYKQNIRTSICSGWQFVIEVLNTPGESYRTFRMESHVFIRLAELLVTKYGLHPTREMRAEEALAIFLWICAHNQSNRTLQTRFKHSGETISRKFNEVLTSLVTFSRDIIRPADYNFKEVPRKIRDDYKFWPHFRGCIGAMDGTHVRAVVTPKEDEIPYICIRGYATQNVMAICDFDMLFTFVEAGWEGSAHDSRILTETLAKLKGKNIFPYPPEGKYYLVDAGYSNSKGYLAPFKGKNARYHLADYKRSSQPPTGYFEIFNFAHASLRNVIERSFGVWKNRWRILFNIPSYKFSTQCKIVGLTMALHNFIRKNAVKDEEFDKCDADPNYMPNVEDEDDSNVHGDEDDSDEHGDAADDENMSIVRNSIATSLMNMRRS; this comes from the exons ATGGAGTCAATGAGTGAAGATGAGGTAGCTGCTGAAGATCAAGACATGGATGGTGAAATATTGCTTCAGCAAACCCATGAAAATTTAAAGATGTATGTGCTTGCTACCTTGGGATTGATTGTGTGCATACAATACTACGTTAAATATATTTATAAGCAAAACATAAGAACTTCAATTTGCTCGGGATGGCAATTTGTGATTGAAGTGCTAAATACACCGGGAGAAAGCTACAGGACATTTAGAATGGAGTCACATGTCTTTATAAGATTAGCTGAATTATTAGTGACTAAGTATGGATTGCATCCCACTAGAGAGATGCGTGCAGAAGAAGCGCTCGCAATATTTCTTTGGATTTGTGCACATAATCAATCAAATCGTACTCTCCAAACAAGATTCAAACATTCAGGGGAAACAATTAGTAGAAAGTTTAATGAGGTCTTAACGTCTTTAGTGACGTTTTCTAGAGACATCATAAGACCAGCTGATTACAATTTTAAAGAAGTTCCTAGAAAGATTCGAGATGATTACAAGTTTTGGCCTCATTTCAGAGGGTGCATAGGTGCTATGGATGGTACTCATGTTCGTGCAGTAGTTACACCAAAAGAAGACGAGATCCCTTATATATGTATAAGGGGTTATGCAACGCAAAATGTCATGGCAATTTGCGATTTTGACATGTTATTCACATTTGTCGAAGCTGGATGGGAAGGGTCTGCACACGATTCTCGAATTCTCACTGAAACTTTAGCAAAATTAAAAGGGAAAAATATATTTCCATATCCTCCAGAAG GTAAGTATTATCTAGTCGATGCAGGTTACTCAAATTCGAAAGGATATTTGGCACCTTTTAAGGGAAAAAATGCACGTTACCATCTTGCTGATTATAAGCGATCGAGTCAACCTCCAACTGGGTATTTTGAAATATTCAATTTTGCACATGCATCTCTTAGAAATGTTATAGAGAGATCATTTGGCGTTTGGAAAAACAGATGGAGAATATTATTTAACATACCCAGTTATAAGTTTTCGACCCAATGTAAAATAGTGGGTTTAACTATGGCGCTACATAATTTTATTCGAAAAAATGCGGTGAAAGATGAAGAGTTTGATAAGTGTGACGCAGATCCAAATTATATGCCCAacgtagaagatgaagatgattcAAATGTGCATGGCGATGAAGATGATTCAGATGAGCATGGCGATGCTGCAGATGATGAAAACATGTCTATTGTTCGTAATTCTATTGCTACGTCTCTTATGAACATGAGACGATCTTAA